A DNA window from Citrobacter tructae contains the following coding sequences:
- a CDS encoding DUF883 family protein, producing MSKDNATEHLRAELKSLADTLEEVLSSSGDKSKEELSKIRSKAERALKESRNRLGETSDVIAKQTREAAAKADNYVRENPWTGVGIGAAVGVVLGVLLSRR from the coding sequence ATGTCGAAAGATAATGCTACGGAACACCTGCGCGCTGAGCTGAAATCCCTTGCGGATACGCTTGAAGAGGTACTGAGCTCCTCTGGCGATAAGTCGAAAGAAGAGTTGAGTAAAATTCGCAGCAAAGCAGAACGTGCGCTGAAAGAGAGCCGCAATCGTCTGGGTGAAACCAGCGATGTGATCGCTAAGCAAACTCGCGAAGCCGCTGCAAAAGCTGATAATTATGTACGCGAAAATCCATGGACAGGCGTCGGTATTGGCGCTGCGGTCGGCGTGGTGCTTGGCGTACTGCTCTCGCGCCGCTAA
- a CDS encoding DUF1090 domain-containing protein translates to MKYRIALAFTLFALSAGSYANTLCQEKEHDIQREISYAEKHNNQSRINGLNKALSEVRANCSDSKLRADHQKKIAAQKDEIAERKRDLAEAKQKGDADKITKREHKLAEAQNELKELESRDY, encoded by the coding sequence ATGAAATACCGCATCGCTTTGGCTTTTACACTTTTCGCTCTCAGTGCCGGCAGCTACGCCAACACCCTCTGTCAGGAAAAAGAACACGATATTCAGCGGGAGATTAGCTATGCCGAAAAGCACAACAATCAGAGCCGCATCAACGGCCTGAACAAAGCGCTGAGCGAAGTCCGGGCCAACTGTTCTGACAGCAAACTGCGCGCCGATCATCAGAAAAAAATCGCCGCACAGAAAGATGAGATAGCCGAGCGCAAACGTGATCTCGCTGAGGCGAAACAAAAAGGCGATGCAGATAAAATCACCAAACGCGAGCACAAGCTCGCCGAAGCTCAGAATGAACTAAAAGAACTCGAGTCACGCGATTACTAA
- the mzrA gene encoding EnvZ/OmpR regulon moderator MzrA, producing the protein MLLSRITLRRLAWTTTFILFLGALILTWSAIRQQDSTLAIRSVNQGASMPDGFSIWHHLDANGIRFKSITPQNDALLITFDSSAQSAAAKVILDKTLPHGFVIAQQDNDNQAVQWLSLLRETPHRFG; encoded by the coding sequence ATGCTGCTATCACGCATAACGCTCCGACGACTGGCCTGGACAACCACTTTTATCCTGTTTTTAGGCGCGCTTATCCTGACCTGGTCAGCCATTCGCCAGCAGGATTCGACGCTTGCCATTCGTTCCGTTAACCAAGGCGCCAGCATGCCTGACGGCTTTTCTATCTGGCATCATCTGGATGCCAACGGCATTCGCTTTAAAAGCATTACCCCACAGAATGACGCGCTGCTGATCACCTTTGATTCCAGCGCGCAAAGCGCAGCCGCTAAGGTCATTCTGGACAAAACGCTACCGCATGGTTTCGTCATCGCCCAACAGGATAATGATAATCAGGCGGTGCAGTGGTTATCACTTTTACGTGAAACCCCGCACCGTTTTGGTTAA
- the yqjA gene encoding DedA family general envelope maintenance protein YqjA yields the protein MELLTQLLNALWAQDFETLANPSMIGMLYFVLFTILFLENGLLPAAFLPGDSLLVLVGVLIAKGAMGFPQTVLLLTTAASLGCWVSYIQGRWLGNTRIVQNWLSHLPAHYHQRAHHLFHKHGLSALLVGRFIAFVRTLLPTIAGLSGLNNARFQFFNWMSGLLWVLILTSLGYLLGKTPVFLKYEDQLMSCLMLLPVVLLVFGLAGSLVVLWKKKYGNRG from the coding sequence ATGGAACTACTGACTCAATTACTGAATGCCTTATGGGCTCAGGATTTTGAAACACTGGCCAATCCTTCGATGATTGGCATGCTGTATTTTGTCCTGTTTACGATTTTGTTTCTGGAGAACGGGCTGCTTCCTGCAGCCTTTTTACCTGGCGACAGCTTGCTGGTGTTGGTCGGCGTACTTATTGCTAAAGGCGCAATGGGCTTTCCGCAAACGGTACTGTTACTCACCACGGCGGCGAGCCTCGGCTGTTGGGTCAGCTACATTCAGGGGAGATGGCTGGGGAATACCCGCATCGTGCAGAACTGGCTTTCTCATCTTCCTGCACATTATCATCAGCGTGCGCATCATCTTTTCCACAAACATGGCCTGTCTGCGCTGCTGGTGGGCCGATTCATTGCGTTCGTCAGAACATTGCTGCCAACCATTGCAGGGCTGTCCGGCCTGAACAATGCCCGCTTTCAGTTCTTCAACTGGATGAGCGGATTATTATGGGTGCTTATCCTGACATCACTGGGTTATCTGCTGGGCAAAACGCCGGTATTCCTCAAGTATGAAGATCAGCTGATGTCATGCCTGATGCTGCTTCCCGTTGTTTTGCTGGTATTTGGCCTCGCAGGTTCACTGGTTGTATTATGGAAAAAGAAATACGGGAACCGAGGATAA
- the exuR gene encoding transcriptional regulator ExuR, translated as MEITEPRRLYQQLAADLKERIEQGVYLVGDKLPAERFIADEKNVSRTVVREAIIMLEVEGYVEVRKGSGIHVISNQPKHYVAPDANLEFASFGPFELLQARQLIESNIAEFAATQVTKQDIMKLMEIQEKSRSEKSFRDSEWDLQFHVQVALATQNSALAAIVEKMWTQRVHNPYWKKLHDHIDLRTVDSWCDDHDQILRALIRKDPHAAKLAMWQHLENTKQMLFNETSDDFEFNADRYLFTDNPVIHLDTAANGAK; from the coding sequence ATGGAAATCACCGAACCACGACGTTTGTACCAACAACTTGCCGCTGATCTTAAAGAACGCATTGAGCAGGGCGTCTATCTGGTGGGCGACAAACTCCCCGCCGAGCGCTTTATCGCCGATGAAAAAAACGTCAGCCGTACCGTGGTCCGTGAAGCCATTATCATGCTCGAGGTTGAGGGCTACGTTGAGGTACGCAAAGGGTCAGGGATCCACGTCATCTCTAACCAGCCAAAACACTACGTCGCGCCAGATGCCAATCTGGAGTTCGCCAGCTTCGGTCCTTTTGAGCTGCTCCAGGCCCGCCAGCTCATTGAGAGCAACATTGCCGAATTCGCCGCCACCCAGGTGACAAAACAGGACATCATGAAACTGATGGAAATCCAAGAGAAGTCGCGTAGCGAAAAAAGTTTTCGTGACTCCGAGTGGGATCTTCAATTCCATGTGCAGGTCGCGCTGGCAACGCAAAACTCCGCTTTGGCGGCGATTGTTGAAAAGATGTGGACTCAGCGCGTACATAATCCGTACTGGAAGAAATTACACGATCACATCGATCTGCGCACAGTAGATAGCTGGTGTGATGACCATGACCAGATCCTGCGGGCATTAATTCGTAAAGATCCCCATGCCGCCAAACTGGCGATGTGGCAGCACCTTGAGAACACCAAACAGATGCTGTTTAACGAAACCAGCGATGATTTTGAGTTCAACGCCGACCGTTATCTTTTCACCGATAATCCGGTGATTCATCTGGATACTGCCGCTAACGGGGCAAAATAA